The Triticum aestivum cultivar Chinese Spring chromosome 6D, IWGSC CS RefSeq v2.1, whole genome shotgun sequence genomic sequence TGTTTGAGCTTTCCAAGGGCTGAAAAGACCATATTGTACATGCTAACATCAGTAGCAACCCCTTTTGCAGGCATCATATGTAGGAGATCAATAGCCTCTAATGTTTTTCCTGAATTGCATAACACCTCAAGCATTGATACGAAAGCATCCATGTCTCCGGTTTCATAGGAGTTCCACATCTGACAGAATACATTATGTGCCTCACTTACATGCCCAGATTTGCTAAGTGACTTGACCAAATAAGAATAAATTGATTTGTTCATATATCTATCACAGATATCCAGAACCTCATTTAGTCTGTGCAGTTGTCCTTCTGTTGCCAGAATATCCAATGTAATGCTATATGTGAATTGATTGGGCTGGCAGTCGCTCTCGATCATTTTGGAAAGTACAAAGATTAGCTTGTCCACCATCTTGTTCTTACCAAGAGCCTCAATAAGAGTATTATAAGCAATAAGGTTAAGAGCACATCCTTTTGATACCATTTCATCAAAAAATGAGAGAAATTTAGAAGTCTTCCCAGCCCTCCCAGACATTCTAATTAGTATAGTATATGTGTACGCATCCGGCTCACAGTACTTTTGTTTCATATCTTCAAAGACTTGGTAAGCTTGGTCAACCTGCTTAAATAACAAATATCAGCTGCGAAAATTGAGAAATGGCAATCCTAATGAGATGTGCATATCAAGATGTGTTATATGTCAAATATTATAATCTACGGACGATGGGATGCCCTAGGCTAGTTTTTATGACATGGTGAGCATTAAACACTGAGACAAACAACACAACTTCATGTTTACATTCACTACCAAAAAAGTTAAACATTTCACAGATATGCAAGCTTCTTGAAATTGATCCTGGCACCTGATCGATAGAGATGGATCATCGGAAAGCTGAAATACCAGTGCTACATGAGGTGATATTATGGTATCCAACTCAGGGTGTGCATAGTGTAACCATTACGCATTATTGTTCAACAATGGAAGCCATTCTCAACAGCATATTAAGTGAGGCCAAAGATTTATTGCATCTGGCAATCTCAGACTCTGAACTGAGTCAGGCTACAACAATATCAGGCACGTAGCCATGCTCCTAGAACCCCCATACTAAATGCTTTGAGGCTGCGATTAGCATTATGGTAGATCACGGTGATCCTGTTTGTCTCAACagcttttgcctattttagtgttagTTTGATGTGCTTTTGCCTAGTTTTGTGGCTAATTTACTACAGCAGAAATAAAATAACCACATCACAGTTCAAAAACTGAGCTCAAGGTGAGTTAGTGAATTGAAAAAAAAAAGGAAGCTACTGCAAAAGGTTTGGACGGCATACCACAGACATAGTTCAGTATACCAAGTTTTTTTATTTGTAATCAGGGACATGACATCATTGCGATGACACACTGACACTGTTCTAGTATTAATGACAGCTTTGCTTGTGTATGTACACATCATATGTTGGTTACATGACCATCAAGGTGAAAAAGCTTCAGTGGTTGCAATGAGAACTACAGGTTctccagaagaggttccaattatTCCAGCGAGGTATGCAGACTCCGGAAGTCCAACATTAACTAGTACTCCCACTggcccgaattacttgtcgcagaaatggatgtatcttggGGCAGAAGGAGTACCATCTACCTCCAGAATGGCTAGTATCAACGCTTACATAATAAGCTTTTGCGGTTATCACAATCTAATAAAAATGCTCAACTGACGTCTTGATCAAATAGCATCAATTACAGCACTAACAAAATCCCTCTGGTATTGCAAAATCATCTTTACTAGCCGCTCACAGTCTAGTTAATAGGTATTACCAATTTCATCCCATAAAAGCACTTTGTCAAATGAAAACTCCCCTCAAGCCTTCTCATTCTTAAATCCAAGGGCCTCATAACAATTGTAGGTCAAACAATCACAGCAAAACATGCGAAGACCATGAAAAAAATACAAACTCCTAACTGCAAATAGAAGTACCATCTAAAAATATGTCAAGTGCGCCCATTGTCATACCATTCCAGACTTGGCAAGGGCATCAAGCAGCATGTTATACGCAAATATATCCAGCCTGTACCCCTTTCTGCGCATTTCCTCATAGACTTCGAACCCCTTGGACACCTCCCTGCTCCTCAAATGAGCCTGCAGAATGCACTTGTAGGTGTAGCCATTAAGCCTCAACCCCCACTTCATGGCCAGCTCCAGGCACTTGGTCACCTCCACGCCTCCTCCGCCCATTCCAACCAGCAAATTCACCGTGGAGATGTTGCCGGCCACGCCGTCCCGCTCCATCTCCGAGACGATACGCAGAGCCTCGCTTGGGTCCGCCCTGGTGCGGAAGAGGAGCGCCAGGATGCGGTTGTATGAGAAGGCGTCGTGACGGAAGCCCGGGAGGGAAGCGGGGGCGAAGCGGAAAAAGGCGAGAGCAagggcggggtcgggggagagggCCTTGACTATCTCAGAGGCCTCGGAGGCGGTGAGCGTGAGGCGGCGGTCGCGGAGGTAGTCTGCGAGGTCGACCAGCGGGGTGGGAGAGGCGGGAAAACGGAGGATGCCGGCGGCGGCGCAGATAAGGTGGCGGCGGGGGAGCGGGTAACCGCGGGGGTCGAGCGGCGTCGGGGGAGGAGTCGGGGATACGGTGACGGTGATGGAGGGGCCGGAGGGGGACGGCGTCGCGGCTGCGATCCGGCCGGAGTAGGTCGTCCCGAGGCGGCGGGGCATTTGGGCGTCTGGTGGGGCTTCCGGCCTTCCGGTTCCCGAGTGTGCCGGCGTCTGGGTCTAAGAGCTTCTCGAGCCGTTCGGCCCCTTCTGCGCCTAAAAAGAGCGGCCTGGAAGCGAACCGGCCCTAGATTGGTTCtcgggcgacctagctcccagtcacgcctcCAGGCGCTGCCTCTAAGACGCGGCAATTTTAAATTTGGTCGTTCCCATTCATAAAAAACGCCACAAATCCGGCGATCATCACAGGCCATAGTTCGGCGATCGGATAAATAGTCCGCGTACAAAAAAAACGCCACAAGTCTGGACGTGTACGCAACGcatcactcggcggggtcggcctccggcgtcggtGGAGTCggcgtcggcgtgcgcgggctggcGGTGTCAGAGCTGCTTCTGTGCTGGGCGGCGTCGGCGCGACTTCGGTGctgctgggcgtcgtggaggcatcatcgctcgggcttggTGGCAGCGTCGGCGTGGGCGCGGGAGTTGGCGGCGCCGTCGTCggcagctggttcaggatgaggccgcgctccgccatgtaccatgccttgagcttctcgtcgttgctctggagcatgtccgccccgcccatcagaaaagccaggtcggtgttcctcttctttgcggcgacgttggtccaaagcaggtcgagcttgacggtgctgttcgtcatcaacgccgaccaccgcgcctcggtcttctcttcacgcagGATGGCCCGGGCCTGTGCGTCAGCGAGGCAAtactcgatggactcctgcactcgcgcggtaGCCGCGTCGGcatgttttgttggggaacgtagcagaaattcaaaattttctacgcatcaccaagatcaatctatggagtaatctagcaacgaggggaaggggagtgaatctacatacccttgtagatcgcgagcggaagcgttcaagagaacggggttgatggagtcgtactcgtcgtgatccaaatcaccgatgatcctagcgccgaacggacggcacctccgcgttcaacacacgtacggagcagcgacgtctcctccttcttgatccagcaagggggaggagaggttgatggagatccagcagcacgacggcgtggtggtggaagtagcgggatcccggcagggcttcaccaagcgcaagcgggaggagggaggtgtgtcacgggagggagagggaggcgccagggcttgtgtattgctgccctccctccccccactatatatagggccaagggagagggagggcgcagccttggcccttcctccaaggaagggtgcggccagggaggagtccttcccccccaaggcacctcggaggtgccttccccctttaggactctcccttttccttatctcttggcgcatgggcctcttggggctggtgcccttggcccatataggccaaggcgcaccccctacagcccatgtgcccccccggggctggtggaccccttggtggacccccggacccctttcggcactccggtacaataccgataaagtgcgaaacttttccggcgaccaaagtaagacttcccatatataaatctttacctccggaccattccggaactcctcgtgacgtccgggatttcatccgggactccgaacaactttcgggttaccgcatactaatatctctataaccctagcgtcaccgaaccttaagtgtgtagaccctacgggttcgggaaccatgcagacatgaccgagacacctctccggctaataaccaatagcgggatctggatacccatattggctcccacatgttccacgatgatctcatcggatgaacgacgatgtcgaggattcaatcaatcccgtatacaattccctttgtccatcggtatgttacttgcccgagattcgatcgtcggtatcccgataccttgttcaatctcgttaccggcaagtctctttactcgttccgtaacacatcatcccgtgatcaactccttg encodes the following:
- the LOC123144479 gene encoding pentatricopeptide repeat-containing protein At1g51965, mitochondrial → MPRRLGTTYSGRIAAATPSPSGPSITVTVSPTPPPTPLDPRGYPLPRRHLICAAAGILRFPASPTPLVDLADYLRDRRLTLTASEASEIVKALSPDPALALAFFRFAPASLPGFRHDAFSYNRILALLFRTRADPSEALRIVSEMERDGVAGNISTVNLLVGMGGGGVEVTKCLELAMKWGLRLNGYTYKCILQAHLRSREVSKGFEVYEEMRRKGYRLDIFAYNMLLDALAKSGMVDQAYQVFEDMKQKYCEPDAYTYTILIRMSGRAGKTSKFLSFFDEMVSKGCALNLIAYNTLIEALGKNKMVDKLIFVLSKMIESDCQPNQFTYSITLDILATEGQLHRLNEVLDICDRYMNKSIYSYLVKSLSKSGHVSEAHNVFCQMWNSYETGDMDAFVSMLEVLCNSGKTLEAIDLLHMMPAKGVATDVSMYNMVFSALGKLKQVSFITSLFDKMKANGIAPDLFTYNIVISSYGRVGLVGKASGLFEEMNASSCKPDVITYNSLINCLGKNRDLDEAHMLFKEMQEKGYDPDVFTYSILIECFGKSNKVDMACSLFADMIAEGCIPNVVTYNILLDCLERHGKTAEAHKHYETMKQQGLTPDSITYSILERLETRSQRTVRIRKPARATSWVVSPLR